The nucleotide window ACGACGTCAGCCTGGCGCGCAAGCGCATCGCCATGCTGTTCGACGAGGGCACGTTCGAGGAGATCGGCGCCGGCGTGGTCGGGAGATCCACGGACTTCGGGCTCGAGAACAAGCGGATCCCTGGCGACGGGGTCATCACCGGCTCGGGTGAGGTGAACGGCAGGATCGTGTTCGCGTTCTCCCAGGACCGCACCGTCATGGGCGGCTCGCTCGGCGAGGCGCACGCGAAGAAGATCACGCGCATCCAGGATCTCGCGATGCGCGCCAAGGCCCCGCTGGTCGGGATCAACGACTCCGGCGGCGCTCGCATCCAGGAGGGGATCGACTCGCTCGGCGGCTACGGCGAGATCTTCCACCGAAACGTCCTCGCGTCGGGGATGTGCCCGCAGATCTCGATGGTGCTCGGGCCGTGCGCAGGGGGCGCCGTCTACTCGCCGGCGCTCACCGACTTCGTCGTCATGGTGCGCAAGCAGAGCTACATGTTCCTCACCGGCCCCAAGGTCGTGAAGACGGTCACGTTCGAGGAGGTGACGGCGGAGGCGCTCGGCGGCGCGGACGTCCACGGCCGGACCACGGGCATCTCGCACCTTGTGTACAGCGACGAGATCCAGGCGATCTCCGGGGTCCGCGAGCTCCTCGGCTACCTGCCGCAGAGCTACCTCGAGCGGCCGCCGTACATCGAGACCGCGGATCCCATCGAGCGCGACGCGAGCGAGCTCGACGCGATCATCCCCGAGTCCTCCCGGCAGATCTACGACGTGAAGAAGATCCTCCTGTCCGTGGCCGACCGCGGGAGCTTCTTCGAAATCCAGAAGAACTGGGCGAAGAACATCGTCGTCGGGTTCGCGCGTCTCGGCGGCTACTCGGTGGGGATCGTCGCGAACCAGCCCGCGATGATGGGCGGCGTTCTCGACGTCAACGCGTCGCGCAAGGCCGCGCGCTTCATCCGGACGTGCAACGCCTTCAACATCCCGATCATCTCGTTCGTGGACGTGCCCGGGTTCCTGCCCGGCACGGGCCAGGAGCACAACGGCGTGATCGCGCACGGCGCCAAGCTGATGTTCGCGTACTGCGAGGCGACGGTGCCGAAGCTCGCGGTGATCCTGCGCAAGGCCTACGGCGGCGCCTACATCGTCATGAGCTCGAAGCACGTCGGCGCGGACGTGAACCTCGCGTGGCCGACCGCCGAGGTCGCCGTCATGGGTGCCGCGGGCGCGGTCGAGGTGCTCTTCTCCAAGGAGATCGCGACGAGCGAGGACAAGGAGCGCAAGGTCGAGGAGTACGAGACCAAGTTCCTGAACCCGAGCCGCGCCATGGAGCGCGGGTACGTCGACGCGGTCATCAAGCCGAGCGAGACCCGCGCCAAGCTGTACCGCCACCTCAAGTCGAACCTGAACAAGGTCGAGGTCCGCCCCGAGCGCCGCAACGACAACATCCCGACCTGAGGACTGGGAATGGGAATCATTGGAATCATGGGATCTATGGGAGTTCCATGCGATCAAACTACGATTTTTCCAGAATGAAGGGGGAGAAGAACCCCTACGTCAAGGCGCTCAAGCAGCCGGTCACGATCCGGCTCGATAAGGCGTCGATCGAGTACTTCAAGGAGCTGGCGGGCGAGCTCGGGATCCCGTACCAGAACCTGATCAACCTCTACCTGCGCGACTGCGCCGCGAACAAGAGGAAGCTGTCGCTTGAGTGGGCGTCCTGACGGCGGCGGGAGAGGGCCCCTTCCGCTTCGGGAATACCCGCGCATTTCGTTTGTTCGTTGACGAAAGTGGTCGTCCGCGCCACCTTCGCGCGCGGGGCAAGTGCAAGAGAGGTTTTCCAACATGATAACGGCCGAAACCGTGATCGAGGTCCACGATCTCGCCAAGTCGTACGGCGCGATCCGCGCCCTGGACGGCGTGTCGTTCGGCGTGCGCCGCGGCGAGGTGCTCGGCTTCCTCGGGCCGAACGGCGCGGGCAAGACGACGACCATGAAGATCCTCACCTGCTTCATCGCCCCGACCGCGGGGCGCGCGGCGGTGGCGGGCTTCGACACCTTCACGCACCCGCTTGAGGTCAGGCGGGCGATAGGCTACCTGCCGGAGAACGCGCCGCTCTACAGCGACATGCGCGTCAGAGAGTACCTCGATTTCGTCGGCGAGATCCGCGGGCTCGCGAAGGCCGCCCGGCGGGCGGCGGCGGGGCGCGTGATCGAGCAGTGCGGTCTCGGCGACGTCGTCGACCAGGAGATCCGCACGCTCTCCAAGGGGTTCCGGCAGCGGGCCGGCCTCGCCCAGGCGATGATCCACGACCCGGCGATCCTGATCCTCGACGAGCCGACCTCCGGCCTCGATCCGAACCAGATCGCGGAGATCCGGACGCTCATCAAGCACGTCGGGAAGGAGCGCACGGTCATCCTCTCGACGCACCACCTCGCGGAGGTGCAGATGACCGCGGATCGCGTCGTCATCATCCACCAGGGCAGGCTCGTCGCGGACGGCAGCCTCGACGAGCTCGAGCGGCAGCGCGGGGGCGCCATCTACGACGTCGCGATCGCCGCGCAGGCGGGCGGGCTCGGCGCGGTCGAGGGCGCGCTGCGCGCGATCGAAGGCGTCGTGGAGGTCGCCGCGGCCAACGCCGAGGGCGGCGAGGAGCTGCGCGTCACGGTGCGCGGCCGGGGCGCGGCGGACCTCCGCGCGGAGATCTTCCGGACGGCGGTCGCGAACGGGTGGACGCTGCTCGGCCTCGCGCGCAAGCACGTCGACCTCGAGAGCATCTTCCGGCGGCTCACGACGGCGGACGAGCCCGGGCGCTCCGCCGGGAAGGAGGAGGTGGCGCCATGAGCACGATGCTGGCCATCTGGCGCCGCGAGTTCAAGGCGTACTTCAACTCGCCCGTCGCGTACTTCGTCATCACGGTCTTCCTCGCGCTCGTCGGGATCCTGTTCTTCATCCCGTTCTTCGCCCAGGACCGGGTCTCGATGCGCGGCTTCTTCGGGCTCGCGCCGTTCCTGTTCACGTTCTTCGCGCCCGCGATCACGATGCGCCTCCTCGCCGAGGAGCGGCGGACGGGCACCCTGGAGCTGCTCATCACCATGCCGGTGCGCGACGTGGACGTCATCCTCGGCAAGTACCTGGCCGCGGTGAGCCTCCTCGCCGTGGCGCTCGCGCTCACCTTGCCCTACGCGTTCACGATATCGGCGTTCGGGCCGCTCGACTGGGGCCCGGTGTGGGGCGGCTACGTGGGGCTCCTGCTCATGGGCGGCGCGCTCCTCGCGATCGGCGTCGCCGCGTCGAGCTTCACGGAGAACCAGATCATCGCGTTCGTCATCGCGCTGTTCGCGTCGATGGCCTTCATGATGGTCGACAGGTTCCTCACGTTCCTGCCCTCGACCGCGGCGGCGGTCGTCGAGTACCTGAGCTTCGACTACCACTTCCGGAACGCGTCGCGCGGCGTGATCGACTCGCGGGACGTCGTCTTCTACTGCTCGTTCGCGGTGTTGTGCCTGTTCCTGGCGTTCCGATCGCTCGAGTCGCGGCGGTGGAGGTAGGGCCATGCGCGAGAAAACGAAGCTCAAGAGCCAGTCCACGGTGTTCCTGCTCGTGCTGCTGGGCATCCTCGTGCTCGTCAACGTGCTCGGCGTGCGGTTCTTCGGGCGGGCGGATCTCACCCGCGACGACGTCTTCACGCTCTCCGGCGCCTCGATCTCGCTCATGGAGCAGCTCGACGACAAGCTCGTGGTGAAGGCGTACTTCACCAAGAACCTCCCCGGGCGGTTCGCGTCGCTCGAGCGAAACGTGCGCGACGTGCTCGAGGAGTACCGCCAGCACTCGGGCGGCAGGATGACGGTGGAGTTCCTGGATCCGACCGGGGACGAGGAGGAGGAGGCGACCGCGAAGAGCCTGGGGATCCAGAAGATGCCGAACCCCGACATCGAGAAGGATCAGACCACCATCAAGGAGGGCTACCGCGGCATCTCGCTCAGCTACGGCCAGGAGACCGAGGCGATCCGCGCCGTGGACTCGGCGGTCGGGCTCGAGTACCTCATCACGACGACCATCAAGAAGGCGGTCGGCCGCAAGTCGACGATCGGCTTCCTCGTCGGGCACGGCGAGCCGGAGGTCGAGCCTCCGCCGGAGGACCCGAAGCGGCCGCTCCTGCCCGAGGAGAAGAAGAACCGCGGCGCGTACCGCAACATCCGGAACAACCTCGAGATCTACAACTACCGGCAGGTCGACCTGAAGAAGGGCGAGGTCGACGTGCCGCCGGACGTCGACGCGCTCGTCATCGTCGGCGCGAGCCAGCCGCTCGACGACAAGGAGCTCTACAGGCTCGATCAGTTCCTTCTCCGCGGAGGGTCGCTCGCCGTGATCCTGAGCGGCGTCGACGTGGTGGGGAAGCAACAGCAGGATCTCCCGATGCTCCCGCCGACCTACGAGACCAAGGTCAACGGCTCCAGGCTGCGCGAGCTGCTCGGGGCGTACGGGGTCGAGCTCGGGAGCGCGCTCGTCTTCGACAGCCAGGCCGCGAGCTTCTCGGCGCAGTGCCCGCCCTTGCCGCTGCCGCTCCCGCGGCCGTACCCCGCGTGGCCGGTCGTGACCGCGTTCGACGACGAGCACCCGGTGACCTTCCGGCTCGGCAGCCTGACCATGACGTACGCGACCGAGGTCCGCGTCTCAAAGGAGGCGGCCGCCGACAAGGCGCGAAACGCCGCGGAGCTCGCGTTCTCGTCCGGCAGCTCGTGGACCGTGGGCGGCGACTCCGCGATCGTCGATCCGTGCGGCATCGCCGAGCCGCCGAACCTCGAGAGCGGGTTGCCGGTCGCCGCCGCGATCTCGGGCCGGTTCCGGAGCTACTTCCAGGGCGAGAAGGCGCCCGTCGAGCCCAAGCCCGACGCCGGGCCGGAGGGGCGGCGGCTGAAGGAGAGCCTCGAGCCGGGACGGCTCATCGTGATCGGCACGTCGGGGCTGCCGCTCGACGAGTCGCTCATGTACATCGCCCGCGCCGATCAACGGCGGGCGGCGAACAACTTCATGTT belongs to Pseudomonadota bacterium and includes:
- a CDS encoding acyl-CoA carboxylase subunit beta; the encoded protein is MFDVPSTELRKKQGEEGEKENGAPRVEVAEANDVSLARKRIAMLFDEGTFEEIGAGVVGRSTDFGLENKRIPGDGVITGSGEVNGRIVFAFSQDRTVMGGSLGEAHAKKITRIQDLAMRAKAPLVGINDSGGARIQEGIDSLGGYGEIFHRNVLASGMCPQISMVLGPCAGGAVYSPALTDFVVMVRKQSYMFLTGPKVVKTVTFEEVTAEALGGADVHGRTTGISHLVYSDEIQAISGVRELLGYLPQSYLERPPYIETADPIERDASELDAIIPESSRQIYDVKKILLSVADRGSFFEIQKNWAKNIVVGFARLGGYSVGIVANQPAMMGGVLDVNASRKAARFIRTCNAFNIPIISFVDVPGFLPGTGQEHNGVIAHGAKLMFAYCEATVPKLAVILRKAYGGAYIVMSSKHVGADVNLAWPTAEVAVMGAAGAVEVLFSKEIATSEDKERKVEEYETKFLNPSRAMERGYVDAVIKPSETRAKLYRHLKSNLNKVEVRPERRNDNIPT
- a CDS encoding BrnA antitoxin family protein; this translates as MRSNYDFSRMKGEKNPYVKALKQPVTIRLDKASIEYFKELAGELGIPYQNLINLYLRDCAANKRKLSLEWAS
- a CDS encoding ATP-binding cassette domain-containing protein, whose product is MITAETVIEVHDLAKSYGAIRALDGVSFGVRRGEVLGFLGPNGAGKTTTMKILTCFIAPTAGRAAVAGFDTFTHPLEVRRAIGYLPENAPLYSDMRVREYLDFVGEIRGLAKAARRAAAGRVIEQCGLGDVVDQEIRTLSKGFRQRAGLAQAMIHDPAILILDEPTSGLDPNQIAEIRTLIKHVGKERTVILSTHHLAEVQMTADRVVIIHQGRLVADGSLDELERQRGGAIYDVAIAAQAGGLGAVEGALRAIEGVVEVAAANAEGGEELRVTVRGRGAADLRAEIFRTAVANGWTLLGLARKHVDLESIFRRLTTADEPGRSAGKEEVAP
- a CDS encoding ABC transporter permease — its product is MSTMLAIWRREFKAYFNSPVAYFVITVFLALVGILFFIPFFAQDRVSMRGFFGLAPFLFTFFAPAITMRLLAEERRTGTLELLITMPVRDVDVILGKYLAAVSLLAVALALTLPYAFTISAFGPLDWGPVWGGYVGLLLMGGALLAIGVAASSFTENQIIAFVIALFASMAFMMVDRFLTFLPSTAAAVVEYLSFDYHFRNASRGVIDSRDVVFYCSFAVLCLFLAFRSLESRRWR
- a CDS encoding GldG family protein, which translates into the protein MREKTKLKSQSTVFLLVLLGILVLVNVLGVRFFGRADLTRDDVFTLSGASISLMEQLDDKLVVKAYFTKNLPGRFASLERNVRDVLEEYRQHSGGRMTVEFLDPTGDEEEEATAKSLGIQKMPNPDIEKDQTTIKEGYRGISLSYGQETEAIRAVDSAVGLEYLITTTIKKAVGRKSTIGFLVGHGEPEVEPPPEDPKRPLLPEEKKNRGAYRNIRNNLEIYNYRQVDLKKGEVDVPPDVDALVIVGASQPLDDKELYRLDQFLLRGGSLAVILSGVDVVGKQQQDLPMLPPTYETKVNGSRLRELLGAYGVELGSALVFDSQAASFSAQCPPLPLPLPRPYPAWPVVTAFDDEHPVTFRLGSLTMTYATEVRVSKEAAADKARNAAELAFSSGSSWTVGGDSAIVDPCGIAEPPNLESGLPVAAAISGRFRSYFQGEKAPVEPKPDAGPEGRRLKESLEPGRLIVIGTSGLPLDESLMYIARADQRRAANNFMFMQNALDWMTNEDDLIAVRMKTVNDPPIERGEESAKAIAKWGNIVGVPLLFILFGVVRWRIRVRRRPTKEAKPNA